Within Romboutsia sp. CE17, the genomic segment CATACTATTAGATACTATACAGATATGGGATTAGTACCTACTTTAAAACGTGATAAGAATGGAAATAGAATCTTTGATGAGCAATCTAAGAATTGGTTAATTGGAATAAAAAATCTTAGGGGTTCTGGAATGTCAATAAAAGCAATAAAGGATTATGTAGACTTGTGTTTACAGGGAGATTCCACTGTAGAAGAAAGATATAAAATTATTATTGAACAGAAGAAGAAGTTAGAAAAAAAGTTAAAAGAGATGAATGAAAGATATAAGTATATTGAGTATAAAGCAAATTTGTATCTTGATATTATGAATCATAATATACCAGATAGCACTAATCCTGGAACATGGAGTGTTTCTGATTTAGAGCCACAAGAGGAAAAATCATTGTAGCCAACATTAAATGATCTAATGAGAAACTTAGTAGAGTTATATAAAAGACAAAAAGCCGTATCACAAATAATTGATACGACTTTTTTTATCCTATAAATTGATAAAACATAGATATAATCAACAATGCAACCATAGGTTTACACAATGCAACTATGAAATTATTGAAATAAAATGGGCATATATATACAATTAAAAAAAGGGAGTGATTATATTGAGCTTAGGAGAGAAGATAAAAAAGTTAAGAAAAGAGAATAACTTATCCCAAGAACAATTAGCTGAAAAGTTAAATGTATCTAGACAAGCCATATCAAAATGGGAAGCTAACAAAGCATATCCAGACATAGAAAATTTAATATTGTTAAGAAAAATCTTTGATGTTACTTTAGATGATTTAATTATTGATGAAAATAATATAAAAAGTGAAAATATAAATAAATCTATTGAATCAGGTAATAATGACAACTCAGATGATAATGACAAATGGTATAATATAAAACTTAATAATACTCAAAAAGATGATGAAGATGATGAAGAAGAGGATTTATGGGTTAATTTGATTCTAGGAGGATTTATAATTGGAACTGCAGTTGGAACTGTAACCGGAAATTTTATGTGGGCTTGTGCAGGCAGTTTTATAGGAATGGGAATGGGCTATATATTAGAATCAATTAAGCAAAAATGAAAAAGTTATATAGTTACTACATTTTTAATTAATCAATTAGAAAGCTATCAAAATTATATAATAATGATAACTTTCTATTTTTTTATTCTTTACAAGAAACAATTATATTATTATTATCTGCATATTCATATGACCACTCACATAGGTCATTTAATATTTTTTCTAAGCTTCTGCCACTCTCAGTAAGAGAATATTCTACTTTAGGTGGAACTTCAGGATAAACTTTCTATGGGACTGTAGGTAGTTTTGTGTAAATACAAACTTACCTACAGTCTTTTTTGAATGTAAAATTGGTAAGTTTGGAATAATATTCATATTAAACTTTTGGAGGTAAAGAAATGAAAGATCAAAGAGAAATAATTATTCCAGATTTAGACTACCAAGCTGAAGTAAGAAAATGTAAAACCATGGAAGATGTAGTTGGTAAAAATGGATTAATGCAAAAGCTGTTCAAAGATATTATCCAACAATTGCTAGAAGCAGAAATGGAAGAACATCTGGGAAGAGAAAGGCATGAAAGAAGTAATGAAGCTAATCCAAACTATAGGAATGGATATAGTTCTAAGACTATTGAAAGTAGTTTTGGTGAAGTTGGCCTAGATATACCAAGAGATAGAAAAGCACAATTTGAACCGAAGGTTGTTAAAAAGTATGAAACTGTATGTAATGAACTAGATAAAAAAATAATAGGTCTTTATGCCTGTGGTATGAGTGTAAGAGATATCCAATCTGAAATGGAAGAACTATATGGCATTGATGTGTCTCCTGCAATGATATCTAAGATAACAGATAAGGTTGTAGAGGCTGCCGCCGAATGGCAAAGCAGAGAACTTGATGAAATATACCCAATCGTATATATGGATGCTATGCATTTTAAAGTAAGAGATGATAATAAAATAGTTTCAAAGGCAGCATATATATGTATGGCTTTAGATATGAAAGGAAAAAAAGATATATTAGGTATTTGGATTGGTGAATCAGAAGGCGCAAAATTTTGGCTATCAGTTTGTAATGATTTGAAAAATAGAGGCGTAGATGATATTTTAATTGCATGTATGGATGGTTTAAAAGGTCTACCTGAAGCAATTAAAACTGTATATCCAGATGTAAGTATTCAAACTTGTATAGTTCATCAAATTAGAAACTCTCTTAAATATATAGCATCAAAAGATCAGAGAGAGTTTATGAAAGATTTAAAAAGTGTTTATAGGGCATTTAACGAAGAAACAGCACTTAAAAATTTAGATATTCTTAAGGAGAAATGGTATTCAAAATATTCTGTTGTAATAGATTCATGGTACAATAACTGGAGTAATCTGAATACGTATTTTGAATATCCACATGAAATTAGAAGAATTATTTATACTACAAATGCTCTTGAGGGATTTAATAGACAGTTAAGAAAATATACTAAGGTAAGAACTGTATTTCCAACAGATGAGTCACTAAGAAAATCACTATATTTATCTACCATGAAAATTATGGAGAAATGGACCTCTCCAAACCAAAATTGGGCGTCTACTTTAGGACAGCTTACAATTATGTTTGGAGAAAGGATACCTAACTCTTACACAATATAAATTTTTTTAAAATTATGGAAAATTTAGTGTATAAATAACTAAATTAAACACATAATAATTGTGTAAAGAATTCCAGTATTAGTATTTCTCAAAAATAAAAAATATTACTGGAATTTGAAATTTCCAGTAATATAAATTATAAAAAATCTTATTTACACAAATCTATAGACATTCTCGAAATAAATATTCATAAATAGAATCTTTAATCTTCTACTATGAGATTTTCCGATTCTATTGTTGTTATAATTGGATTCTTAGTTGACTCTTCTTCTTTTCTTAATAAAATATTTATTTTTTCAAATTTTTTATCAAGTTTGTATAACATAGAATCTTCATCTAATGGTCGTCCATTTTTTATATTAGTTTCATGAAGGCACATTACTTCACAAGTTTCATTACTTTTAAAAAAGTCGCAATTAGTACCTTCTTTACCATTTATTCCATTGCATTTACGAGGACATATTTTTCTAACATTACATATGCAGCAAGCTTTGGTTAACGCATTCATAAAGCTACAAACACCTTTTGACATATAGT encodes:
- a CDS encoding MerR family transcriptional regulator, with the translated sequence MYTVKEIAKCLNMTEHTIRYYTDMGLVPTLKRDKNGNRIFDEQSKNWLIGIKNLRGSGMSIKAIKDYVDLCLQGDSTVEERYKIIIEQKKKLEKKLKEMNERYKYIEYKANLYLDIMNHNIPDSTNPGTWSVSDLEPQEEKSL
- a CDS encoding helix-turn-helix domain-containing protein translates to MSLGEKIKKLRKENNLSQEQLAEKLNVSRQAISKWEANKAYPDIENLILLRKIFDVTLDDLIIDENNIKSENINKSIESGNNDNSDDNDKWYNIKLNNTQKDDEDDEEEDLWVNLILGGFIIGTAVGTVTGNFMWACAGSFIGMGMGYILESIKQK
- a CDS encoding IS256 family transposase, which translates into the protein MKDQREIIIPDLDYQAEVRKCKTMEDVVGKNGLMQKLFKDIIQQLLEAEMEEHLGRERHERSNEANPNYRNGYSSKTIESSFGEVGLDIPRDRKAQFEPKVVKKYETVCNELDKKIIGLYACGMSVRDIQSEMEELYGIDVSPAMISKITDKVVEAAAEWQSRELDEIYPIVYMDAMHFKVRDDNKIVSKAAYICMALDMKGKKDILGIWIGESEGAKFWLSVCNDLKNRGVDDILIACMDGLKGLPEAIKTVYPDVSIQTCIVHQIRNSLKYIASKDQREFMKDLKSVYRAFNEETALKNLDILKEKWYSKYSVVIDSWYNNWSNLNTYFEYPHEIRRIIYTTNALEGFNRQLRKYTKVRTVFPTDESLRKSLYLSTMKIMEKWTSPNQNWASTLGQLTIMFGERIPNSYTI